In Arctopsyche grandis isolate Sample6627 chromosome 13, ASM5162203v2, whole genome shotgun sequence, one DNA window encodes the following:
- the Desi gene encoding DM4/DM12 domain-containing protein Desiccate, giving the protein MHRVLLATLTLGVVLGVAVNAVTTNHHHQANNNGFQPNNGFFRMNDQIAEPSGRVETTLERLDTPQEAANSLGGSVEQRTQRFGITAYGGNGIQGAYPSGGGVSGLYGPVKIDLGGVLLGSLLGLGAVLILPKLMHAFSSSYGGGGAGGYGRSVEADMSSFTAMLTKLDSTLDRYNVDSSSCVQRFTCSYVQSALDNMAVGNATDVDRFISSISENTLIVNMLDGTAIRQAVEAGKDVNTDCHSLYSRCQLDKQMVLKILTNILPV; this is encoded by the exons ATGCATCGTGTTCTTTTGGCGACTTTGACTCTGGGGGTTGTGCTCGGTGTGGCCGTCAATGCTGTGACGaccaatcatcatcatcaagccAACAA TAATGGTTTCCAACCGAACAACGGATTCTTTCGGATGAACGACCAGATAGCCGAGCCTTCAGGAAGAGTCGAAACCACCTTGGAAAGACTTGACACACCACAAGAAGCAGCCAACTCCTTGGGCGGATCAGTGGAGCAGAGGACTCAACGCTTTGGTATAACAGCTTACGGAGGCAACGGAATACAA GGAGCATATCCATCAGGTGGCGGCGTATCCGGATTATACGGCCCGGTGAAGATAGATCTCGGAGGAGTACTTCTAGGATCTCTCCTCGGCTTGGGAGCGGTTCTAATCCTGCCGAAGTTAATGCACGCTTTTTCCAGTAGCTACGGAGGAGGAGGAGCAGGAGGATACGGAAGAA GTGTGGAAGCGGACATGAGTTCTTTCACAGCTATGCTTACAAAGTTGGACTCGACGCTGGACAGATACAACGTAGACTCGTCTTCGTGTGTACAAAGATTCACTTGTTCCTATGTTCAATCAGCTCTGGACAATATGGCCGTCGGTAATGCTACAGACGTAGATCGATTCATATCTTCGATATCCGA GAACACGCTGATTGTTAATATGTTGGACGGCACGGCGATCAGACAGGCCGTGGAAGCTGGAAAAGACGTGAACACAGACTGCCATTCTTTGTACTCTCGGTGTCAACTTGATAAACAGATGGTGTTGAAGATTTTAACAAACATATTGCCCGTGTAA
- the LOC143921766 gene encoding uncharacterized protein LOC143921766 yields MTLCEKYFFKNRLYLFFACTLWLIAVKSTSAYNNITSKYMLLDEEQLMKGRFLGHGKPRFLTFQTNDDDISIEMQLSVPFLTIPVKKSVNSATGLMEKFKPANINLAALGLAGTLVFASSFILPTILKLFSVDHITQGMFGRSEESGYVWIEDLGARLGRVLESKGAPPATCFGRAVCWLVKRSTDASKKGNPNSNDKIIDGLTSNKWILEMLKDTLLSEAISHGQSKESCSVKYSDCKINQSSLQHFAKTLLATMHNT; encoded by the exons ATGACGCTCTGTGAAAAATACTTCTTCAAAAACagactatatttattttttgcatgcACACTTTGGTTAATTGCTGTGAAATCTACCAGCGCGTATAACAACATAACTAGCAAATACATGCTGCTGGATGAAGAACAATTAATGAAGGGCAGATTTCTGGGTCATGGCAAACCCAGATTTCTCACATTTCAAACCAACGATGACGACATATCG ATTGAAATGCAGTTATCAGTACCTTTTCTAACGATACCTGTCAAGAAATCAGTCAACTCTGCCACAGGATTAATGGAG aAATTCAAACCAGCTAATATAAATTTAGCAGCACTTGGATTAGCTGGAACACTTGTTTTTGCGTCGTCCTTCATACTGCCTACAATTTTGAAACTCTTTTCCGTTGATCACATTACACAAGGAATGTTTGGAAgat CCGAAGAATCTGGTTATGTTTGGATTGAAGATCTGGGGGCTCGATTAGGACGAGTTTTAGAATCTAAAGGAGCTCCTCCTGCAACCTGTTTCGGCAGAGCTGTCTGCTGGCTCGTTAAAAGATCCACCGATGCATCCAAAAAGGGAAATCCTAACAGCAATGACAAAATCATCGATGGATTAACaag CAACAAGTGGATTTTAGAAATGCTGAAGGACACCTTACTATCAGAAGCTATCTCCCACGGACAAAGTAAAGAAAGCTGTTCTGTAAAATATTCAGATtgcaaaataaatcaaagttcCTTACAACATTTTGCAAAAACTCTATTGGCAACGATGCACAATACTTAA
- the LOC143921673 gene encoding apolipoprotein D-like, whose product MLTDSVIQMQDRSVYTGLWYEIYRYEQIQQVGGDCVTATYTLEDGIVKVLNRMVLLGTAIQISGTAEVDPEADGGGKLIVKFPTFNATSPYWVLSTDYDDYSLVYVCLNLTSTRKSVSSWILSRKPTLSPQAVLAMNEKIESTDGLVWNTYRQTNQSESACRLREPSTTTSATTLIL is encoded by the exons ATGTTGACCGATAGTGTAATACAGATGCAAGATAGATCTGTG TACACGGGACTTTGGTACGAGATATACAGATACGAGCAGATTCAGCAAGTGGGTGGTGATTGCGTTACTGCCACTTACACTCTCGAAGATGGTATTGTCAAAGTGCTAAACAGAATGGTACTCTTGGGTACTGCCATTCAAATCTCCGGTACTGCTGAAGTAGATCCCGAGGCTGATGGTGGCGGAAAGTTGATCGTCAAGTTTCCAACATTCA ATGCTACTTCTCCATATTGGGTACTCTCTACTGATTATGACGACTACTCCCTCGTATATGTATGCTTGAATTTAACGAGCACTAGAAAATCAG TATCCAGTTGGATTCTGAGCAGGAAGCCTACCCTCAGTCCTCAAGCTGTTTTGGCAATGAATGAAAAGATCGAATCTACTGATGGTCTGGTTTGGAACACTTACAGACAGACTAATCAATCTGAATCTGCTTGTCGTTTGAGAGAACCTTCTACTACTACTTCAGCCACAACTTTGAtactttaa
- the LOC143921771 gene encoding apolipoprotein D-like → MMKFFIAFIAILAVANGQIVSYGKCKNVTVQEDFNLAKYSGVWYEIYRYENINQFDADCVNSKYVTNGIRDFNFTNEMVRSKVKYQISGRGTINENGKLYMNFPTISPNLYKNYWVLSTDYEEYALVYSCHEHPNGNRYVYSYILSRSKILLPQSIAAMSPIIEATDGLTWSNYRMTAQSTDSCKFESVIDM, encoded by the exons ATGATGAAGTTTTTCATCGCCTTCATTGCTATTTTGGCCGTTGCCAACGGCCAGATAGTTTCATATGGAAAGTGTAAAAATGTCACCGTCCAGGAGGATTTTAACCTTGCAAAG TACTCTGGAGTATGGTACGAGATATATAGATATGAGAATATTAATCAATTCGATGCAGATTGTGTTAATTCTAAATATGTAACGAATGGAATCAGAGACTTCAATTTTACTAATGAAATGGTTCGCTCAAAAGTCAAGTACCAAATAAGTGGAAGAGGAACTATCAATGAAAATGGAAAACTATATATGAATTTCCCCACCATAT CGCCTAacttgtataaaaattattggGTTTTAAGTACTGACTACGAGGAATATGCGTTGGTCTACAGTTGTCACGAGCACCCGAATGGTAACCGATATG TTTACAGCTATATCTTGAGTAGGTCGAAGATTCTGCTACCTCAATCTATTGCTGCTATGTCACCTATCATCGAAGCTACCGATGGTCTTACTTGGAGCAACTATCGCATGACTGCTCAATCGACAGATTCTTGCAAATTTGAAAGTGTCAttgatatgtaa
- the PpD3 gene encoding protein phosphatase D3, giving the protein MASASECEPKTPLVSAEDKEEAEKLKERANQLFKDQHYEEAVNVYSECINKDPNNAVYFANRSISYLRTECFGYALSDASSAIKCNKSYVKGYYRRAAAYMSLGKFKLALKDFEYVSKLLPNNDSAKSKYIECNKIVKQMDFARAIAGDKQKSIADTLNLDAMTIEDKYDGPVLENEKVTLEFIKDLMETYKNQKKLHRKYAYKILLDIKSYFETQPSLVHVTIPDKNKFTVCGDIHGQFYDLMNIFELNGLPSPTNPYLFNGDFVDRGSFSVECIFTLFSFKLLLPDHFFMSRGNHESSTMNQMYGFEGEVKAKYTEQMADLFTEVYNWLPLAHCLNSKVLVMHGGLFSEDNITLKDIAAIDRNKQPPAEGIMCELLWSDPQPENGRAPSKRGVGCQFGPDVTERFLKLNNLQYVIRSHEVKSKGYEVAHNGKCITVFSAPKYCDTMDNQGAFITMNGADMIPNFTSYDAVEHPDVRPMAYANALLRLMC; this is encoded by the exons ATGGCATCTGCATCGGAGTGCGAGCCGAAGACTCCGCTCGTCTCGGCCGAGGACAAGGAGGAGGCCGAGAAGCTGAAGGAGAGAGCCAACCAGCTTTTCAAAG ATCAACATTATGAAGAAGCCGTCAATGTGTACTCTGAATGCATCAACAAAGACCCTAACAATGCGGTCTACTTCGCCAACAGAAGCATCTCATACTTGAGGACGGAATGCTTCGGCTATGCGCTTTCCGACGCTTCGTCGGCCATTAAATGCAACAAAAGCTATGTCAAAGGATACTATCGACGAGCTGCTGCTTACATGTCCCtaggaaaattcaaattagctCTAAAAGACTTTGAATac GTTTCAAAATTGCTTCCAAACAATGACAGTGCCAAGTCGAAGTACATAGAATGCAACAAAATAGTTAAACAAATGGACTTCGCCAGGGCAATCGCCGGAGATAAACAGAAATCAATAGCAGACACTTTAAATTTGGATGCTAtga caATCGAAGACAAATATGATGGACCTGTATtagaaaatgaaaaagttaCTTTAGAATTTATCAAAGACCTTATggaaacatacaaaaatcaaaaaaagctTCATAGGAAATATGCATACAAA ATTCTCTTGGATATCAAGTCGTATTTTGAAACGCAACCGTCTTTAGTACACGTCACGATTCCCGACAAAAACAAATTCACAGTATGCGGTGACATTCACGGTCAGTTCTACGATCTGATGAACATATTCGAACTGAACGGTCTGCCGTCGCCGACCAATCCTTACCTGTTCAATGGCGATTTTGTCGACAGGGGTTCGTTTAGCGTGGAATGCATATTCACCCTATTTAGCTTTAAACTTTTACTGCCTGATCACTTCTTCATGTCTCGTG GAAACCACGAGTCGTCCACTATGAATCAAATGTACGGATTCGAAGGCGAAGTCAAGGCCAAGTATACGGAACAGATGGCAGATCTCTTCACCGAGGTATACAATTGGTTACCGCTCGCACATTGCCTTAACAGTAAGGTACTAGTAATGCACGGAGGTCTCTTCTCCGAAGACAATATAACATTAAAGGATATCGCCGCCATCGACAGGAACAAACAACCGCCTGCTGAAG GTATCATGTGCGAACTGTTGTGGTCGGATCCGCAACCGGAGAACGGCCGCGCGCCCAGTAAAAGAGGAGTAGGATGTCAATTCGGTCCAGATGTCACCGAGAGATTCCTCAAACTCAACAATCTCCAATATGTCATACGCAGTCACGAAGTCAAGAGCAAGGGCTATGAAGTGGCACACAACGGGAAATGCATAACAGTATTCTCGGCACCTAAATATTG CGATACTATGGACAATCAAGGGGCTTTCATCACGATGAATGGCGCCGATATGATTCCGAATTTCACATCATACGATGCTGTC gaacATCCTGATGTTAGACCGATGGCTTACGCCAACGCGTTGCTTAGATTGATGTGTTAA